One genomic window of Mus musculus strain C57BL/6J chromosome 4, GRCm38.p6 C57BL/6J includes the following:
- the Tmem215 gene encoding transmembrane protein 215, translating into MRPDDINPRTGLVVALVSVFLVFGFMFTVSGMKGETLGNIPLLAIGPAICLPGIAAIALARKTEGCTKWPENELLWVRKLPCFRKPKDKEVVELLRTPSDLESGKGSSDELAKKAGLRGKQLPQGPGEVPMASSVTTPTPTEEGECQSLVQSGRQEETSRYLDGYCPSASSLAYSALDAKCSAWDRSDRPEPEDSIFFVPQDSIIVCSYKQNSPYDRYCCYINQSQGRWDHETIV; encoded by the coding sequence ATGCGGCCTGATGACATAAATCCGAGGACTGGGCTGGTGGTGGCCCTGGTCAGTGTTTTCCTGGTCTTTGGTTTCATGTTCACTGTCTCTGGCATGAAGGGGGAAACTCTGGGGAACATCCCTCTGTTGGCCATCGGGCCAGCCATCTGCCTACCAGGCATCGCCGCCATTGCTCTGGCCAGGAAAACCGAAGGCTGCACCAAGTGGCCAGAGAATGAGCTACTCTGGGTCCGCAAGTTACCCTGCTTCCGGAAGCCCAAGGACAAGGAAGTGGTGGAACTCCTGAGGACCCCATCAGACCTGGAGTCAGGCAAAGGGAGCTCGGATGAACTGGCTAAGAAGGCAGGCCTCAGAGGCAAGCAGCTCCCACAGGGACCAGGTGAGGTGCCTATGGCCAGCTCCGTTACTACCCCCACTCCTACAGAGGAAGGAGAATGCCAGAGTCTAGTCCAGAGTGGGCGGCAGGAAGAGACATCCAGATACCTGGATGGCTATTGCCCCTCGGCCAGTTCCCTCGCCTACAGTGCCTTGGATGCCAAGTGCTCAGCCTGGGACAGATCTGACCGCCCTGAGCCCGAGGACAGCATCTTCTTTGTGCCCCAGGACAGTATCATCGTTTGCTCCTACAAGCAAAACAGCCCCTATGACAGATACTGTTGCTACATCAACCAGAGCCAAGGCAGGTGGGACCACGAGACAATAGTCTGA